A genomic region of Chitinivorax tropicus contains the following coding sequences:
- a CDS encoding FliM/FliN family flagellar motor switch protein — protein MSDNNDSNAIENTTQLVDLPELKNPVKAGASLLGSNATVIRNVKVRLAAQIGNADLLVSDLMQMKEDTVVKLDRLIDEPVDLILDDHVIARGQLVAVGDHFGVRITELPQEN, from the coding sequence ATGAGTGATAATAACGACAGCAACGCTATTGAAAACACAACGCAACTTGTTGATCTGCCTGAACTGAAGAATCCTGTGAAAGCTGGTGCATCATTACTCGGATCGAATGCGACTGTTATCCGCAACGTCAAGGTCAGATTGGCAGCTCAAATTGGCAATGCAGATCTACTGGTTTCAGACTTGATGCAAATGAAGGAAGATACAGTCGTCAAGCTGGATAGGCTGATTGATGAGCCGGTTGATTTGATATTGGATGATCACGTCATTGCTAGAGGCCAACTGGTTGCGGTGGGTGATCATTTTGGTGTCCGAATCACTGAGCTACCCCAGGAAAATTGA
- a CDS encoding flagellar biosynthetic protein FliO: MRHLLPAIMTACLLMGAATVEAAPIESPPSVGGSSIPFKRPSPGEDSMVARMVGALAIAGLSALGIALLIRRYGLKITGSMRPSKRLVLQERLRVSPGTQLLVVRFDETDLLIAENANGVTILQRHRQCPPCQEEKTIDV; encoded by the coding sequence ATGCGTCATTTGCTTCCGGCCATCATGACTGCTTGCCTGCTGATGGGGGCGGCTACGGTTGAAGCCGCCCCCATCGAATCTCCTCCTTCGGTAGGTGGTTCATCCATTCCATTTAAGCGCCCCTCACCTGGTGAAGATAGTATGGTGGCGCGTATGGTTGGTGCTCTGGCCATCGCGGGCCTATCGGCGCTGGGAATCGCTTTATTGATCCGACGATATGGTCTCAAGATCACGGGTTCAATGCGGCCATCCAAGCGCCTGGTTCTGCAGGAGCGTCTGCGAGTATCACCCGGTACTCAGCTCCTAGTGGTTCGTTTTGATGAAACAGATCTGTTGATTGCGGAGAACGCCAATGGCGTTACCATTCTGCAACGACATCGTCAATGCCCACCTTGTCAAGAAGAGAAAACCATCGATGTTTGA